From one Nevskiales bacterium genomic stretch:
- a CDS encoding SDR family NAD(P)-dependent oxidoreductase, producing the protein MKTAFITGANVGQANLLVKALDQRGWQVFAGVLPGAPTDLKTGGNVTVVDQDVSDTESVQKSAEVVTKALNGGGLDLLMNVAGVANVATGVLEAVDLKAVERLFHINTFGQLRVVQAFLPLLRKNAPGSRIANYSSGAIIANPVGAGAYNMSKHAIHGMTLTLRHELAPFGIQVTSIIPGGVLTDMSKNSHVNTRNSWNQQPEHIRKVYEPLANTYMQVLPDMLEKTGSTPEQALAGTLQILDKKKWKPMEYLGKDVKPMGLMRRLLSDSQLESMMRMTFKIPVYKS; encoded by the coding sequence ATGAAAACGGCTTTCATCACCGGCGCCAACGTCGGCCAGGCCAATCTGTTAGTCAAGGCGCTGGACCAGCGCGGCTGGCAGGTGTTCGCGGGCGTGTTGCCCGGCGCGCCGACCGACCTGAAGACCGGCGGCAACGTCACGGTCGTGGACCAGGACGTGTCCGACACCGAGTCGGTGCAGAAGAGCGCCGAGGTCGTGACCAAGGCGCTGAATGGCGGCGGACTGGACCTGCTGATGAACGTCGCCGGGGTGGCCAACGTCGCCACCGGCGTGCTGGAGGCGGTGGATCTGAAAGCGGTCGAACGCCTCTTCCACATCAACACCTTCGGCCAGCTGCGCGTGGTGCAGGCCTTCCTGCCGCTCCTGCGCAAGAATGCGCCGGGCTCGCGCATCGCCAATTACAGCTCTGGCGCGATCATCGCCAATCCGGTCGGCGCCGGCGCCTACAACATGTCCAAGCACGCCATCCACGGCATGACCCTGACGCTGCGTCATGAGTTGGCACCGTTCGGCATCCAGGTGACCTCGATCATCCCCGGCGGTGTGCTCACGGACATGTCCAAGAACTCGCACGTCAACACGCGCAACAGCTGGAACCAGCAGCCCGAACACATCCGCAAGGTGTACGAACCGCTGGCCAATACCTACATGCAGGTGCTGCCGGACATGCTGGAAAAGACCGGCAGCACACCGGAGCAGGCGCTGGCAGGCACGCTGCAGATCCTGGACAAGAAGAAGTGGAAGCCGATGGAGTACCTCGGCAAGGACGTGAAGCCCATGGGCCTCATGCGCCGGCTGCTGTCCGACAGCCAGCTCGAGTCCATGATGCGCATGACCTTCAAGATCCCGGTGTACAAGTCCTGA